In one Podarcis muralis chromosome 7, rPodMur119.hap1.1, whole genome shotgun sequence genomic region, the following are encoded:
- the NANOS2 gene encoding nanos homolog 2, translating to MLSSFSIPSYPPALTGGQYFDRFKDYLNLSKVILEIIEDRKKGQAGFPVWGPLDCSDAPLGPLEDPLGVLSQWAISSGSSGSEGGANGEASQPPQQAAKGMICNFCKHNGESKNVYTSHPLKRADGVVACPILRNYTCPLCGATAGKAHTLKYCPLNQEKQSLYRKCGRNSAGRKVKR from the coding sequence ATGCTTTCATCCTTCTCGATTCCATCTTATCCCCCTGCCTTGACCGGGGGCCAGTATTTCGAcaggtttaaagactatctcaaccTGTCGAAGGTCATCCTGGAGATCATTGAGGACCGGAAGAAGGGGCAGGCTGGTTTTCCGGTCTGGGGCCCCCTTGACTGCAGTGATGCGCCCTTGGGACCCCTTGAAGACCCCTTGGGGGTCCTGTCTCAGTGGGCCATCAGCAGCGGGAGCAGCGGCTCGGAGGGTGGGGCGAACGGCGAGGCGTCGCAGCCCCCCCAGCAAGCCGCCAAGGGGATGATCTGCAACTTCTGCAAGCACAACGGAGAGTCCAAGAACGTCTACACTTCCCACCCGCTGAAACGGGCCGACGGGGTGGTGGCCTGTCCCATCCTTCGCAACTACACCTGCCCGCTCTGCGGCGCCACAGCCGGCAAGGCCCACACGCTCAAATATTGCCCGCTCAACCAGGAGAAGCAGTCGCTGTATCGCAAGTGCGGACGCAACTCGGCCGGGCGCAAGGTGAAGAGATGA
- the CCDC61 gene encoding centrosomal protein CCDC61, whose protein sequence is MAKLHGLQADYVFRGVEHIVRMSVDGNLLEVEVEDRLTTDQWRGEFDAAFIEDLTHKTGNFKQFGIFCSMLESAISQSSESVTLDLLTYTDLESLRNRKIGVGPRHTAAAKTSPLSSKRYLILIYSVEFDRIHYPLPLPYMGKPDPVVLQKVIRELKEELALLKAKPSKDFRDAEIRRLRDELQHTLEEKQSVETVLLGLQEELKLTNKSSAFKEVKILKKVVQSLEEELTKERAKHQRIANKRLQESRQLADELAEMKATERSLRIRVKNLTNELALYKKGRFTPSGPSPQNHPAPPRNFAHPTLSRGSTKKRDVRRSTSEERSNSRERSGAWGPSRQRSTSREGRSGSQGRLPRQSPSPTGPRAPRFDPTAFVKAKERKQKEAEQKKERCLRRGMGDTPPSGWCHRLQSRGPSAFSTSGLGKSRGRSSSVESFRSRRSSASSGSELDDYSEPAAPRGRKRAVRGRKPLSSSSWNGSTVIPHTDGGHRKHLASTPTTGLRADKENLYDEPSADLSEIDARLQALQEYMNKLETRT, encoded by the exons ATGGCCAAGCTGCACGGGCTGCAAGCGGACTATGTTTTCCGTGGCGTTGAGCACATTGTCCGGATGTCGGTGGACGGGAACCTTCTGGAAGTAGAAGTGGAGGACCGTCTCACCACGGACCAGTGGCGGGGGGAGTTTGATGCTGCTT TCATTGAAGACCTCACTCACAAGACTGGGAATTTCAAGCAGTTTGGGATCTTCTGCAGCATGCTAGAGTCGGCCATTTCCCAG AGCAGCGAGTCGGTCACTCTGGACCTCCTCACTTACACAGACCTGGAGTCGTTAAGGAACAGGAAGATTGGGGTGGGTCCCCGGCACACGGCGGCTGCCAAAACCTCCCCGCTGAGCTCCAAGCGCTACCTCATCTTGATCTACTCGGTGGAATTTGACAG GATCCATTACCCGCTCCCCCTCCCTTACATGGGCAAGCCGGATCCCGTCGTTCTGCAGAAGGTGATCCGGGAGCTCAAGGAGGAGTTGGCCCTGctgaaggcaaagccaagcaagGATTTCAGAGATGCTGAGATCCGCCGGCTTCGTGACGA GCTGCAGCACACCTTGGAGGAGAAACAGTCAGTGGAGACGGTCTTGCTGGGCCTTCAGGAGGAGCTGAAGCTCACCAACAAGAGCAGCGCCTTTAAGGAGGTCAAAATCCTCAAGAAGGTCGTGCAGAGCCTGGAGGAGGAGCTGACCAAGGAGAGGGCGAAGCACCAGCGGATCGCTAACAAGCGCCTGCAGGAGAGCCGGCAGCTTGCCGACGAG CTGGCGGAGATGAAAGCGACAGAGAGGAGCCTCCGGATTCGCGTGAAGAACCTGACCAACGAGCTGGCCTTGTACAAGAAAGG gcGCTTCACCCCCTCCGGACCATCTCCCCAGAACCACCCCGCGCCCCCTCGCAATTTTGCGCACCCCACCCTGTCTCGTGGCAGCACCAAGAAGAGAGACGTCCGCCGCTCCACCTCGGAGGAGCGCTCGAACTCCCGGGAGCGCAGCGGCGCCTGGGGGCCCAGCCGGCAGAGGTCCACCTCCAGGGAGGGGCGCAGCGGGAGCCAGGGCCGCCTCCCTCGACAGTCCCCGTCTCCTACAG GACCCCGGGCACCACGCTTTGACCCCACCGCCTTTGTGAAGGCCAAGGAGAGGAAACAGAAGGAAGCGGAGCAGAAAAA AGAGCGATGCCTGCGACGGGGGATGGGAGACACCCCGCCCAGCGGTTGGTGCCACCGCCTGCAGTCCAGGGGCCCCTCGGCTTTCAGCACCAGCGGTCTCGGGAAAAGCCGGGGCAGGAGTTCTTCAG TGGAAAGCTTCCGCAGCCGGCGCTCATCCGCAAGCTCAGGGAGCGAGCTGGACGATTACTCTGAGCCTGCTGCCCCAAG GGGGAGGAAGCGAGCAGTGAGGGGTAGGAAGCCTCTGAGTTCCTCGTCGTGGAATGGCAGTACCGTG ATTCCCCACACGGATGGTGGCCACAGGAAGCACCTGGCCAGCACGCCTACCACAGGCCTGCGAGCGGACAAAG AGAACCTATACGACGAGCCATCAGCTGACCTCTCAGAGATTGACGCTCGGCTGCAGGCGCTGCAGGAATACATGAATAAACTTGAGACCAGAACGTAA